The following proteins are encoded in a genomic region of Brachypodium distachyon strain Bd21 chromosome 1, Brachypodium_distachyon_v3.0, whole genome shotgun sequence:
- the LOC100828267 gene encoding cyclin-D5-1 has protein sequence MEAEDYSAGCSFSLMCQEDGADLGDGFTSDDDGGEMFFMHNAANENEEEEYMEHLVSKETSFCSSPESSAPSIAGSEDWLQCTRRATVKWILETRGHFGFCHRTAYVAVAYFDRFSLRRCVDRSVMPWATRLLAMACVSLAAKMDEYRAPALSELCFCGAGGYEFSSVSIRRMELLVLSTLDWRMGAVTPFDYLPCLSSRLLRPANGGAGAGALVKAAAALIFSAAQVASVLDYRPSTVAAAAVLAATHGTLTKEALGSKMIHLSPSCLPEKEEVYACYTRMLGDPSPPASKNKNGKRSAAIVLTDSTYDSSFDAASFSVAPAMNNNKRVRLELPLADIHR, from the exons ATGGAAGCAGAGGACTACTCGGCCGGGTGTTCCTTCTCCCTCATGTGCCAAGAGGACGGCGCCGACCTCGGCGACGGCTTCaccagcgacgacgacggcggcgagatgTTCTTTATGCACAATGCCGCCAACGAaaacgaggaagaggagtacATGGAGCACCTGGTGTCCAAGGAGACGAGTTTCTGCTCCTCGCCCGAGTCCTCGGCGCCGTCCATTGCCGGCTCCGAGGACTGGCTCCAGTGCACGCGGCGCGCCACCGTCAAGTGGATCCTCGAG ACGCGGGGGCACTTTGGGTTCTGCCACCGCACGGCGTACGTGGCGGTTGCCTACTTCGACCGCTTCTCCCTCCGCCGATGCGTCGAT AGGTCTGTGATGCCGTGGGCGACGCGACTGCTGGCCATGGCGTGCGTGTCGCTGGCGGCGAAGATGGACGAGTACCGGGCGCCGGCGCTGTCGGAGCTCTGCTtctgcggcgccggcggctacGAGTTCAGCAGCGTCTCCATCCGCCGCATGGAGCTGCTCGTGCTCTCCACGCTCGACTGGCGGATGGGCGCCGTCACGCCCTTCGACTACCTCCCCTGCCTCTCCTCCAGGCTCCTCCGCCCAGccaacggcggcgccggagccggcgccCTCGTCAAGGCTGCCGCCGCTCTCATATTCTCCGCCGCCCAAG TGGCGAGCGTGCTCGACTACCGGCCGTCCaccgtggccgcggccgccgtgtTGGCGGCAACCCACGGCACGCTTACCAAGGAGGCGCTGGGCTCCAAGATGATCCATCTCTCCCCGTCTTGCCTCCCCGAGAAG GAGGAAGTATACGCCTGCTACACCAGGATGCTGGGCGATCCATCGCCACCGGCGTCCAAGAACAAGAACGGCAAGAGATCGGCGGCCATCGTCCTTACTGATAGTACATACGACTCCTCATTcgacgccgcctccttctccgTGGCGCCGGCGATGAACAACAATAAGAGAGTGAGGCTGGAGCTGCCGCTGGCGGACATCCACcggtga
- the LOC100828569 gene encoding thioredoxin-like 3-3, with protein sequence MDAEGGNGKEEARKTGLGGLPLLGGSHGSVRSVGSDLQLRQMLDSLKSLKTPAVINYGASWCSVCSQILPPFCRFSNEFKNFTFIYTDIDGCPETTQNIRYTPTFHFYRDGERVDEMLGAGEERLHDRLWLHS encoded by the exons ATGGACGCGGAGGGAGGCAACGGGAAGGAAGAGGCCAGGAAGACAGGGCTGGGAGGCCTGCCGCTCCTAGGAGGCTCCCATGGCAGTGTACGCAGCGTCGGTAGTGACCTACAGCTGAGGCAGATGCTCGATTCCCTCAAATCCTTGAAAACTCCA GCTGTGATCAACTATGGTGCCTCATG GTGCAGTGTTTGTAGTCAGATTCTTCCACCTTTCTGCAGGTTCAGTAATGAATTCAAGAATTTTACTTTCATCTATACTGATATTGATGGATGCCCTGAAACAACTCAAAACATACGTTATACCCCAACCTTCCATTTTTACCGGGATGGAGAAAGGGTCGATGAGATGCTTGGTGCAGGAGAAGAGCGACTGCATGATCGATTGTGGTTGCATTCGTGA